The sequence below is a genomic window from Acanthopagrus latus isolate v.2019 chromosome 12, fAcaLat1.1, whole genome shotgun sequence.
AGCGAGAGCCTCCGTggctgaacagacacaggaaggagcgCCGCCTGAACAAAgtccaacatttacagaacaagAAGGCGTCAAAGTACCGcccacagtgtttgattgacaggttgatctgtgtgcagtgaagaaatgccacaacaatcagctctcagcaacaatgatggaaacacaacaagtctgaagaactgaaacacaaaatttAACCCACTGACCCTGAAATGACTTCAGACTATTTGAGTTCACAAAACTCAGCAGAGTCTGTAACCGTCCCACAAAACCGAAGTCCAGCATagagcggctgagtgaatgtggtctggactctgtggaggagagtcatggtgtcagagacgctgtagaaggacagaatacctgcactgtgatccaggtacactccaactctggaggactCAGGACCTAAGGAGGGAGTTTGGACTTTGTTGTGATGAAACTCATAATTATTGGTTTTACGAACTAACATCCAGGATTTTTTATTGAATCCAAAATAAGAACGTTCCCAGTACTCTCTTTTGTATGCGACTGCTACTCCATTTGCAGTCCAACTCgattctgtctctctccactccacctcccagtaacaacgtccagtcagactctctctactcAGGACCTGACAACAATCATTGAATCTATCTGGGTGATCAGGAAAAGACAGTGGTAGCCTCAATAATGTTGCCTTTCTGTAGCCCTCTGATAAGAACAGACGTTTGTTTGCCGTGTTTGGATGCAGTGTGAGTtcacatgaatattttaagaagtcATTTCTGGTCTTGGGCTCTGGTAGTGACGGTAAAACATccactgtcagtgagatgttggtccatgtgtctctcaggacgtcctgtagtttgtctctgacctctgacacagctgctgtcacatcctcaaagtacttgagaggacggatgttgatgctggatgagtgtgtagactcactgagtgctgacagcgaggggtagttgtgtagaaactggttgtgatcctctgtgtgtgagagcttcttcagctcagcgtctttcctcttcagctcagtgatctcctgctccagcttctcctgaagctctttgactcgactcacttcagtttcctgctgggatctgacctgctgcttcaaATCAGAGCGTCTTTTCTCCATGACATGGAACATCTGAGTGAAAGTCTTCTGACTGTGCTCCgctgctttatcagcagagccattgatggcctccacctcctgttgaagcagcttcacatcttcctctctgtcctggattctctgctggatgttgcgTTGACTCTCccccagctctctctgcctctctgctgcagctgacactgtgtcgtggcctttatgttcctccacagagcagagataacagatatactgctgatcagtacggcagaacatcttcatcacctcatcgtgacgagagcagatgttctcctggagcttctctgacggctccaccagcttgtgtttcttaaATGTAGCTGACTGATAATGAGGCTGCAggtgtttctcacagtaagaGGCCAGACACTGCAGACAGGACTTAGttgctctcagtttcctcccagtgcagacatcacaggccacatcttcaggTCCAGCACAGCAGAGATCAGCAGGAGCATCTTGGAGttcagtcttcttcagctgctccactaaAGCTGCcaacatggtgtttttcagcagctcaggcctcggtgtgaagctcttcctgcactgagggcagctgtagatCCTCCTCTCAACCTCTGTGTCCCAGTGGTCGTTAATACAGTTcttgcagtagctgtgtccacagggaatagtcaccggatccttcagtagGTCCAAACAGATCGGACAAGAGAAAGTCTCTCGGTCCAGATGAACTGCTTTCTGTTCCATCTCACCGCTCAGGCTGAGCTTCACCTCCTGGTAACTGAAACTAGTCTGAGTTCTGATCTGAACAGGGTGTAAAGAGTACCACTCTTCATTAAAACTCCATCTTCTGTCTCCCTGAAGAGTCCTGAGGAAAACCTTCAGGTGTGGCTGTTTCGGCCCCTCTGCTCTTGACTGAGATAGATCTaggacacaagaggaaaaaaattaGATCATACTTTTCCATTCAGATTATTCTTAGCCTCACCTACTGATAGAGGTGaatcattaaatattttatatataatttcCATGACATTTCCTCATACACTATAAACATAAATTTATTCAAATGATGTTTCCCTGTAGCCATCCACTTCATCATCATGGGCACACACAGCTTGAGAGGCTGAAACTTCGCTGCTCTCTGTGGCTGAACTTTCTCTCTGTTCCACACTTTCAGGTAACTGATCTGTCTGAGTCTCCTTCATGCTGCCTTGCTGCTCCTGCCTCGCTACatgctcctccacctcctcactgCTGTTAGGAAACTGTCGCCTGAGTCCTTTCTGTGCCTACTGTCTGTACAGTTGTGTTGTTATACTGTCTGACCACACTGTGTTGCCGTACCTGGCGACAGTCTCGCGAGAGTTAACAACAGTTTGCTGTAACAACACATAACAACACAGCTCATGTCTCATAACGTTCCTGTGAACAAACACCGTTCAACAGTTCATATTTCTCCCAGTCATTAAATGTCACTTTCtccttagaaaaacaacatgaagttgTTGGTGCGGCGGACTTTCTCTCTATTGTCTGCAGATCAACATGGCGGCCACGCACCTCCCggtcagcagcacacacactgactatCGTTGCTCATAAACTAGACCACCGTCCGTTAACGTAACTCTCTGTCAGCTGTATGAAAACCGCCATAGAAAGCCACGATAACACAAAGGCTCAGGCTGAAACTGATAAACACGAAGCTTACAGCATTCACCTACTTACCGGTTACTGCCGCCGTTAGCTCGCCGCCGACCGTGTCCGTGTCCGTGTCCGTGGACCGCGGCAGAGAGAAGAGTCTTCCAACGGAGAAGCCGGAGAGGAAACTAGAGTCACACCGTGAGAGGAGACTGAGTTGTTGTGGTCAAAGTTTACAAGATGAGGCTTCTTTTAAATCTGCTTTGGCGCCCAAActgcagtttcttcttctgcgtCTCGCGCTGATTTTCCGGCAGACGGCTTTCAGCTCATCAGCGCCCCCAGTGGTGgagactgaagctgcagctgctctgtgagcagcgcttcagtcagtcagtgcaaatgaaaaaactcattatagttctttattttctgatgCCCACAAACTTTGTTCTTATTAAGTTGTTTAATTTGCCATTTAAGTTAACTCACTGAATTaaagattttattatttatcatttactttgttttcttgccaaGAATCAGGGCTTTCATTTGGAGCCTGGTCACATTTTACTAATTTCCGAAATGTGCTCTGTACTCTGATTCTTTGCACTCACTACTATTTTTTATAAACCAGTATTCCTTCACAGATTAATGCTGAGGCAGACGTGTTTCAGGCAGGTCAGAGGACAACATAGGCCGTTTGTCCGTTACTTCCGGATGGTACGTGAAAGCAGCATTACGGTCTCTTTGTTTCAGACTTTATTGAAAAccaaactgcagaaaatgaatccaccatgtttgtttctctgtctgtggagTTTGACTTCTTTAAGCTAaaagtttctttgttttctgctcctcgatccctctgtctctcacagacGTGCACGAGGACCATAAACATCTGCACGTGGGAAAATATATGACGCAAGCACGCAGAGAACGTAGCTACTGCAGGATGCAGTATGACAAGCAAACTGGGACAAAAAGGCGATTCAGTAC
It includes:
- the LOC119029423 gene encoding tripartite motif-containing protein 16-like, with the protein product MEQKAVHLDRETFSCPICLDLLKDPVTIPCGHSYCKNCINDHWDTEVERRIYSCPQCRKSFTPRPELLKNTMLAALVEQLKKTELQDAPADLCCAGPEDVACDVCTGRKLRATKSCLQCLASYCEKHLQPHYQSATFKKHKLVEPSEKLQENICSRHDEVMKMFCRTDQQYICYLCSVEEHKGHDTVSAAAERQRELGESQRNIQQRIQDREEDVKLLQQEVEAINGSADKAAEHSQKTFTQMFHVMEKRRSDLKQQVRSQQETEVSRVKELQEKLEQEITELKRKDAELKKLSHTEDHNQFLHNYPSLSALSESTHSSSINIRPLKYFEDVTAAVSEVRDKLQDVLRDTWTNISLTVDVLPSLPEPKTRNDFLKYSCELTLHPNTANKRLFLSEGYRKATLLRLPLSFPDHPDRFNDCCQVLSRESLTGRCYWEVEWRETESSWTANGVAVAYKREYWERSYFGFNKKSWMLVRKTNNYEFHHNKVQTPSLGPESSRVGVYLDHSAGILSFYSVSDTMTLLHRVQTTFTQPLYAGLRFCGTVTDSAEFCELK